In Neorhizobium sp. NCHU2750, a single genomic region encodes these proteins:
- the rpiA gene encoding ribose-5-phosphate isomerase RpiA: MDAREMKVKAAASALEHVEDGMRLGIGTGSTAEEFVRLLAEKVHGGMRVQGVPTSERTARLCLELGVPLKSLDELPELDLTIDGADELDAALTLVKGGGGALLREKIVAAASSRVIVIADESKLVDTLGAFPLPIEINPFGQIATRIAIEKAASRLGLTGSLSVRKNGDEIFTTDGGHYIVDASFGRIPDAEALSAQLHSIPGVVEHGLFIHMASLAIIAGPAGARTLQAK, translated from the coding sequence ATGGACGCCCGCGAAATGAAGGTCAAGGCTGCAGCCTCGGCACTTGAACATGTCGAAGACGGGATGCGGCTTGGCATCGGCACCGGATCGACGGCGGAGGAGTTCGTCCGTCTGTTGGCGGAAAAGGTGCATGGCGGCATGCGCGTACAGGGCGTACCGACGTCGGAACGGACCGCGCGGCTTTGCCTCGAGCTCGGCGTACCGTTGAAATCACTCGATGAATTGCCCGAACTTGACCTCACTATTGATGGTGCGGACGAGCTGGACGCGGCCCTGACCCTCGTCAAGGGTGGCGGCGGCGCGCTGCTGCGCGAGAAGATCGTCGCGGCCGCATCGTCGCGCGTCATCGTCATCGCCGACGAGAGCAAGCTGGTCGACACGCTCGGAGCCTTCCCGCTGCCGATCGAGATCAATCCTTTCGGCCAGATCGCCACCCGCATCGCGATCGAGAAGGCCGCCTCAAGGCTCGGCCTGACAGGCTCTCTGTCCGTCCGCAAGAACGGCGACGAGATCTTCACCACCGACGGCGGACACTATATCGTCGACGCATCTTTTGGCCGCATTCCTGATGCAGAGGCACTCTCTGCACAATTGCATTCCATTCCAGGCGTCGTTGAACACGGACTTTTCATTCATATGGCGTCCCTTGCGATCATTGCCGGCCCGGCAGGAGCGCGGACGCTGCAAGCGAAATAG
- a CDS encoding DUF2059 domain-containing protein: MIKSAVFGRAFVLAVLLSGSVAVQARAQEIPADHLAAAREALKALSVTNQYDDILPALAERLKAQFIQSSPNFQDQISTIVDQQALALAPRRADLEKEAATIYAKAFTVDELKAISTFFNTEAGKKLMSTTPLVARELGRAADIWSNGISRDLSAQSTDKLRTVIDAHPLQMPASEPIPQAAAPAPAAAPSGGSAPALNLPKP, encoded by the coding sequence ATGATCAAATCCGCGGTTTTCGGCCGAGCCTTCGTCCTGGCAGTTCTTCTGTCCGGCTCCGTGGCGGTCCAGGCGCGCGCCCAGGAAATTCCGGCGGACCATCTTGCGGCAGCGCGCGAGGCTCTCAAGGCACTCAGCGTTACGAATCAGTACGACGATATCCTGCCGGCTTTGGCGGAACGTCTGAAGGCGCAGTTCATCCAGTCGTCGCCGAACTTCCAGGACCAGATCTCGACGATCGTCGATCAGCAGGCGCTGGCGCTGGCGCCACGTCGTGCCGACCTCGAAAAGGAAGCGGCAACCATCTATGCCAAGGCCTTCACGGTTGACGAATTGAAGGCGATCTCGACCTTCTTCAACACCGAAGCCGGCAAGAAGCTGATGTCGACGACACCGCTCGTCGCCCGCGAGCTCGGCCGCGCTGCCGATATCTGGAGCAACGGCATTTCGCGCGACCTGTCTGCCCAGAGCACCGACAAGCTGCGCACCGTCATCGATGCGCACCCGCTGCAGATGCCTGCTTCCGAGCCGATCCCGCAGGCTGCCGCACCGGCGCCGGCAGCGGCACCGTCGGGTGGATCTGCCCCGGCGCTCAACCTGCCGAAGCCCTGA
- the gor gene encoding glutathione-disulfide reductase translates to MAAYDYDLFVIGGGSGGVRAGRVAASLGKKVGIAEEYRYGGTCVIRGCVPKKLFVYASQYHEHFEDAAGFGWTVGESTFDWAKLVAAKDKEITRLEGLYRRGLENNGADIFDSRAELVDAHTVRITKTGQTVTAERIVIATGGVANQHSSLPGHEFCITSNEAFNLEVLPKSIVIAGGGYIAVEFANIFHGLGVETTLIYRGKEILSRFDHDMRQGLHKAMVEKGIKIVLTDVIEEVVKGKDGGLIARTKNGDSIAAGAVMLALGRDPNTKGLGLEAAGVRMNERGAIIVDDFSRTNVANIYALGDVTDRVQLTPVAIHEAMCFIETVYKNNPTSPDYDLIPTAVFSQPEIGTVGISEEEAIKRYAEIEVYRAEFRPMKATLSGRSERMIMKLLVDAESRKVVGAHILGHEAGEMAQIIGICLKAGATKDDFDRTMALHPSAAEELVTMYNPSYRVRNGERV, encoded by the coding sequence ATGGCCGCCTATGACTACGACCTGTTTGTGATTGGTGGAGGTTCAGGCGGCGTCAGGGCAGGGCGCGTTGCCGCCAGCCTCGGCAAGAAGGTCGGCATTGCCGAGGAATATCGCTACGGCGGCACCTGCGTCATCCGTGGCTGCGTGCCGAAGAAACTGTTCGTCTACGCCTCCCAGTATCACGAGCATTTCGAGGATGCTGCAGGCTTCGGCTGGACGGTCGGTGAAAGCACGTTCGACTGGGCAAAGCTGGTTGCCGCCAAGGACAAGGAAATAACCCGCCTCGAGGGCCTCTATCGCCGCGGGCTGGAAAATAACGGCGCCGATATTTTCGACAGCCGCGCAGAGCTGGTCGATGCCCATACGGTACGCATCACCAAGACCGGCCAGACGGTCACGGCCGAACGCATCGTCATCGCCACAGGCGGCGTTGCCAACCAGCATTCCTCGCTTCCCGGCCACGAGTTCTGCATCACCTCCAACGAGGCCTTCAATCTTGAAGTCCTGCCGAAGTCGATCGTGATCGCCGGCGGAGGTTATATCGCGGTCGAATTCGCCAATATCTTCCATGGCCTCGGTGTCGAGACGACGCTGATCTATCGCGGCAAGGAAATCCTCTCCCGCTTCGATCACGACATGCGCCAGGGCCTGCACAAGGCGATGGTCGAAAAGGGCATCAAGATCGTCCTGACCGATGTCATTGAGGAAGTGGTGAAGGGCAAGGACGGTGGCCTCATCGCCCGCACGAAGAATGGCGACAGCATTGCAGCCGGCGCCGTGATGCTGGCGCTGGGCCGCGACCCGAACACCAAGGGCCTCGGCCTTGAGGCTGCCGGCGTCAGAATGAACGAACGCGGCGCCATCATCGTCGACGATTTTTCGCGCACCAATGTCGCGAACATCTATGCGTTGGGCGACGTCACCGACCGGGTACAGTTGACTCCGGTCGCGATCCACGAAGCGATGTGCTTCATCGAGACCGTCTACAAGAACAACCCGACCTCACCGGACTATGACCTCATCCCGACTGCGGTCTTCTCCCAGCCCGAGATAGGCACGGTCGGCATTTCCGAAGAAGAAGCCATCAAGCGCTATGCGGAGATCGAAGTCTACCGCGCCGAGTTCCGGCCGATGAAGGCAACGCTCTCCGGTCGTTCCGAGCGGATGATCATGAAGCTTCTGGTCGATGCGGAAAGCCGCAAGGTCGTCGGCGCCCATATCCTCGGCCACGAGGCCGGCGAGATGGCGCAGATCATCGGCATCTGCCTGAAGGCGGGCGCAACCAAGGACGATTTCGACCGCACCATGGCCCTCCATCCCTCGGCTGCCGAGGAACTGGTGACCATGTACAACCCGAGCTACAGGGTCAGGAACGGCGAGCGGGTCTGA
- a CDS encoding pilus assembly protein TadG-related protein, whose amino-acid sequence MKILRRLMADESANFGMLTAIVMVPLIGAAGLAIDFGRALELKTELAAAADAAAVGAVAEKSTAVTQAMAAGNGTVSLDDAEARKLFFGQVSANSIDAPVNVAIQLQKVNNIITSRVTYTATLPTTFMQVLGKTEITVSNVATAQYQTPSFLDFYMLLDNTPSMGVGATPDDIKKLVAATVKGTDGKGKDGSCAFACHIVSTTGVVDYNSYYYLAKSIGATIRIDVVADAVSALMKTATDSQLVSGQFRMAAYTFGKTALDAQLYTVANPTTDFASVSKATEAIELMSIPSHDYPNNQTNYDDALQKINSKITSTGGGTSVSDRQAIVFLVADGVGDAARSSCQKKLDNTSSGPRCMEPINTQYCDTLKARGIKIAVLYTTYVPLTDNSFYNTWIKPFQSEIPTKMQACATEGYYFEVSPTEGIADAMKALFRKIVATPRITS is encoded by the coding sequence ATGAAAATTTTGAGACGGCTGATGGCGGACGAATCCGCCAATTTCGGCATGCTGACTGCAATTGTCATGGTGCCGCTGATCGGTGCGGCGGGGCTGGCGATCGATTTCGGACGCGCACTCGAATTGAAGACCGAACTTGCGGCCGCGGCCGATGCTGCGGCAGTCGGGGCAGTCGCGGAAAAGTCCACGGCCGTGACGCAGGCGATGGCCGCCGGCAACGGCACCGTCTCGCTGGATGACGCGGAAGCGCGCAAACTGTTCTTCGGCCAGGTCTCGGCCAATTCCATCGACGCACCGGTCAATGTCGCCATCCAGCTGCAGAAGGTGAACAACATCATCACCTCGCGGGTGACCTATACGGCGACGCTGCCGACGACGTTCATGCAGGTCCTCGGCAAGACGGAAATCACCGTATCGAACGTGGCGACGGCGCAATATCAGACGCCGTCCTTCCTCGATTTCTACATGCTGCTCGACAACACGCCTTCGATGGGCGTCGGCGCAACGCCCGACGATATCAAGAAGCTGGTGGCAGCGACCGTCAAGGGTACCGATGGCAAGGGCAAGGATGGCAGTTGCGCCTTCGCCTGTCATATCGTCTCGACCACGGGCGTGGTCGATTACAACAGCTATTATTATCTCGCCAAGAGCATCGGGGCGACGATCCGTATCGATGTCGTCGCGGATGCGGTTTCAGCGCTGATGAAGACGGCGACGGATTCGCAATTGGTGAGCGGCCAGTTCCGCATGGCCGCCTATACGTTCGGCAAGACCGCGCTCGATGCGCAACTCTACACGGTCGCAAACCCGACCACCGATTTCGCTTCGGTCAGCAAGGCCACCGAGGCGATCGAGCTGATGAGCATTCCGAGTCACGACTATCCGAATAATCAGACGAATTACGATGACGCCTTGCAGAAGATCAACAGCAAGATCACGTCGACCGGAGGCGGGACGAGCGTGTCGGATCGGCAGGCGATCGTCTTCCTCGTGGCGGACGGTGTCGGAGACGCGGCGAGGTCAAGCTGTCAGAAGAAGCTGGACAATACATCAAGCGGCCCGCGCTGCATGGAGCCGATCAATACGCAGTATTGCGATACGTTGAAGGCACGCGGCATCAAGATCGCCGTGCTCTACACGACCTATGTGCCGCTGACGGATAATTCTTTCTACAATACCTGGATCAAGCCGTTCCAGTCCGAAATTCCGACCAAAATGCAGGCCTGCGCGACGGAAGGCTATTATTTCGAGGTGAGCCCGACGGAAGGCATTGCGGATGCGATGAAGGCGCTGTTTCGCAAGATCGTCGCCACGCCGCGCATTACCAGCTGA
- a CDS encoding 3-deoxy-7-phosphoheptulonate synthase class II, which produces MAQNWTPNSWRNKPIQQVPAYPDQAALAATEAQLAKFPPLVFAGEARRLKAQLAKVAEGDAFLLQGGDCAESFAEHGADNIRDFFRSFLQMAVVLTYGAQLPVVKVGRIAGQFAKPRSSNFEKQGDLELPSYRGDIINGIDFTPESRIPAPERQLDAYRQSAATLNLLRAFAMGGYANLENVHKWMLGFVKDSPQGERYKKLADRISETMDFMRAIGITADNQPSLRETDFFTSHEALLLGYEEALTRVDSTSGDWYATSGHMLWIGDRTRQLDHAHVEYFRGIKNPIGLKCGPSLQPDNLIELIDALNPQNEAGRLTLICRFGYDKVADSLPKLIRAVEREGKKVVWSCDPMHGNTITLNNYKTRPFDRILSEVESFFQIHRAEGTHPGGIHVEMTGKDVTECTGGARAVTGADLQDRYHTHCDPRLNADQALELAFLLAERMKTGRDEKRMVVNG; this is translated from the coding sequence ATGGCACAGAATTGGACCCCGAACAGCTGGCGGAACAAACCCATCCAGCAGGTTCCGGCATATCCCGATCAGGCCGCTCTGGCGGCGACCGAAGCCCAGCTCGCAAAGTTTCCTCCGCTCGTCTTTGCCGGCGAGGCACGTCGGCTGAAGGCGCAGCTTGCCAAGGTGGCGGAAGGCGATGCCTTCCTGCTGCAGGGTGGCGATTGTGCGGAGAGCTTTGCGGAACACGGCGCGGACAACATCCGCGACTTCTTCCGCTCGTTCCTGCAGATGGCTGTCGTGCTGACCTATGGCGCCCAGCTGCCGGTGGTCAAGGTCGGCCGCATTGCCGGCCAGTTCGCCAAGCCGCGCTCCTCGAATTTCGAGAAGCAGGGCGACCTCGAACTGCCGTCCTATCGCGGTGACATCATCAACGGCATCGACTTCACGCCGGAGAGCCGCATTCCTGCACCCGAGCGGCAGCTTGACGCCTACCGCCAGTCGGCCGCGACGCTGAACCTTCTGCGCGCGTTCGCCATGGGCGGTTATGCCAACCTGGAAAACGTCCACAAGTGGATGCTCGGCTTCGTCAAGGATTCACCGCAGGGTGAACGCTACAAGAAGCTCGCCGATCGCATCAGCGAGACGATGGACTTCATGCGCGCGATCGGGATCACGGCCGACAACCAGCCGAGCCTGCGCGAGACGGATTTCTTCACCAGTCACGAAGCACTGCTTCTGGGCTATGAGGAAGCGTTGACGCGTGTCGATTCCACCTCGGGCGACTGGTACGCAACGTCTGGCCACATGCTGTGGATCGGCGATCGCACCCGCCAGCTCGACCATGCGCATGTGGAATATTTCCGCGGCATCAAGAACCCGATCGGCCTGAAATGCGGCCCGTCGCTGCAGCCCGATAACCTGATCGAGCTCATTGACGCGCTGAACCCGCAGAACGAGGCGGGCCGTCTGACGCTGATCTGCCGTTTCGGCTATGACAAGGTTGCAGACAGCCTGCCGAAGCTGATCCGTGCGGTCGAGCGCGAAGGCAAGAAGGTCGTCTGGTCCTGCGATCCGATGCATGGCAACACGATCACGCTCAACAACTACAAGACCCGGCCGTTCGACCGGATCCTGTCGGAAGTCGAGAGCTTCTTCCAGATCCACCGCGCCGAAGGCACGCATCCGGGCGGCATCCATGTCGAGATGACCGGCAAGGACGTCACCGAATGCACCGGCGGCGCCCGTGCAGTCACCGGTGCCGACCTGCAGGATCGCTACCACACCCATTGCGACCCGCGCCTCAATGCGGATCAGGCACTGGAACTGGCCTTTCTTCTGGCCGAACGGATGAAGACAGGACGCGACGAGAAGCGGATGGTCGTCAACGGCTGA
- a CDS encoding pilus assembly protein TadG-related protein: MMRPIGKWFASEGGNVAITAALALPVMISALALGVDYGYLTLQQRELQATADLSAISAAATPSSPEAGVLDYMTINGKNIAVLKNGVLLNKGASVTFNPDTVFDKFDAYAEVVNGHYQADPSVAAASRFQTGVAPYDTVKVTLYQKGGLFFGGSIAKAPTLSAAGTASIDKMASFSVGSRLASLNGGVVNALLGSLLGTNISLSVMDYQSLANANVDLLKVFDQLAIKLNLTAGTYNDLLNTDISYGTLLNAIGQTTGVTPAVASILKTLEKTLGTTKLTVRLKDIMDIGPLASRLIGQSDGLTVQTDIFNIISASANAANGGKNQIDLNLGATIPGLGGLTLSVAVGEPPVGSKALGIGRTGSVVRTAQTRVALTTTVDGITGLLGIKVRVPLYIEVANAEGRMSSITCASGSNGATVNVEAIPGVLELSLGDVDTAAFANFGKDPRVTKTKMVATPALNLTALAYANATNVKTTQLAFSPSDISGQKVKQASTKDTLTTLVDSLLTNLQVEVEILGLKVAVPPALLGGLADTLKLLTAPLDQVLYSVLSTVGVKIGEVDVRVGGASCRNPVLVQ; the protein is encoded by the coding sequence ATGATGCGCCCGATCGGCAAATGGTTCGCGAGCGAAGGCGGTAATGTCGCGATTACCGCAGCGCTGGCGCTGCCGGTGATGATCAGTGCACTGGCACTCGGCGTCGATTACGGCTACCTCACGCTGCAGCAGCGCGAATTGCAGGCAACGGCCGACCTCTCGGCGATCTCGGCCGCTGCAACGCCGAGCAGTCCCGAGGCCGGTGTCCTCGACTACATGACGATCAACGGCAAGAATATCGCCGTTCTGAAGAACGGCGTGTTGCTGAACAAGGGTGCCTCCGTGACGTTCAACCCCGACACGGTGTTCGACAAGTTCGATGCCTATGCGGAAGTGGTCAACGGGCATTATCAGGCAGATCCTTCGGTTGCGGCGGCCTCGCGCTTCCAGACAGGCGTCGCCCCCTATGACACCGTCAAGGTAACGCTCTACCAGAAGGGCGGGCTGTTCTTCGGCGGCAGCATCGCCAAGGCGCCGACGCTGAGCGCCGCCGGTACGGCATCGATCGATAAGATGGCCTCGTTCTCGGTCGGCTCGCGGCTGGCAAGCCTCAACGGTGGCGTCGTCAACGCATTGCTCGGCAGCCTGCTTGGTACCAACATCTCGCTGTCGGTGATGGACTACCAGTCGCTGGCCAACGCCAATGTGGATCTCCTCAAGGTGTTCGACCAGCTGGCGATCAAGCTCAACCTCACGGCCGGCACCTATAACGACCTGCTCAACACCGATATTTCCTACGGCACCTTGCTGAATGCGATCGGCCAGACGACAGGCGTCACGCCGGCGGTGGCGTCCATTCTCAAGACGCTGGAAAAGACGCTCGGGACCACCAAGCTGACCGTCCGGTTGAAGGATATCATGGATATCGGCCCGCTCGCCTCGCGGCTGATCGGCCAGAGCGACGGGCTGACGGTGCAGACCGACATATTCAACATCATCAGCGCGAGCGCCAACGCCGCCAATGGCGGCAAGAACCAGATCGATCTCAATCTCGGCGCAACAATCCCCGGCCTCGGCGGGCTGACGCTGTCGGTGGCCGTCGGCGAACCGCCGGTCGGCTCCAAGGCACTCGGGATCGGGCGGACCGGCTCGGTCGTGCGTACAGCCCAGACCCGCGTCGCGCTGACGACGACTGTCGACGGCATTACCGGACTTCTCGGCATCAAGGTGCGCGTACCCCTCTATATCGAGGTGGCGAATGCGGAGGGGCGCATGAGCTCGATCACCTGTGCCAGCGGCTCGAATGGCGCGACCGTCAATGTGGAAGCGATCCCCGGCGTGCTGGAACTGTCGCTCGGCGATGTCGATACGGCAGCATTCGCCAATTTCGGCAAGGATCCGCGCGTCACCAAGACGAAGATGGTGGCGACACCGGCGCTCAACCTGACGGCGCTCGCCTATGCCAATGCCACCAATGTCAAGACGACCCAGCTCGCCTTCTCTCCCTCGGACATATCGGGACAAAAGGTGAAGCAGGCTTCCACCAAGGACACCCTTACGACACTGGTGGATTCGCTGCTGACCAACCTGCAAGTGGAAGTCGAGATCCTTGGACTGAAGGTGGCCGTGCCCCCGGCCCTTCTCGGCGGACTGGCCGATACGCTCAAGCTTCTGACGGCGCCGCTCGACCAGGTGCTCTACAGCGTGCTGTCGACCGTCGGCGTCAAGATCGGCGAAGTCGACGTGCGCGTCGGCGGAGCGTCCTGCCGCAACCCCGTTCTTGTCCAGTAA
- a CDS encoding TadE/TadG family type IV pilus assembly protein, with the protein MRIRRYITNTSGAAAVEFAIVSPLFFLALLSMIAYGIYLSAAHSVQQLAADAARTAVAGMSDTERKSLVAAFVSQSTIDSAFLDKSKLTTVAQADPGNPNQFTVSVTYDASNLPIFNLFSYAMPSSQIKRFATVRVGGI; encoded by the coding sequence ATGCGTATCCGGCGGTACATCACCAACACATCAGGTGCGGCAGCGGTGGAGTTCGCCATCGTCTCGCCGCTCTTCTTTCTCGCCCTGCTCAGCATGATCGCCTACGGCATCTATCTGTCCGCGGCCCATTCGGTCCAGCAGCTTGCGGCCGACGCGGCCCGAACCGCTGTCGCCGGCATGAGCGATACGGAGCGCAAGAGCCTTGTCGCCGCCTTCGTCAGCCAGTCGACCATAGACAGCGCCTTTCTCGACAAGTCCAAGCTTACGACGGTCGCGCAGGCCGATCCCGGCAATCCCAACCAGTTCACGGTCTCGGTCACCTATGACGCGAGCAACCTGCCGATCTTCAATCTCTTCAGCTACGCCATGCCGAGCAGCCAGATAAAGCGGTTCGCCACCGTCCGCGTCGGAGGGATATGA
- a CDS encoding NAD+ synthase, producing MTQTDLNTLRIAVAQLNPTLGDVSGNLAMAREARKDAAREGADLLMLTELFISGYPPEDLVLKPSFLKACLKAVEALAADTADGGPGVLVGFPRQGETGRHNAVALLDAGKIIAIRDKVDLPNYGEFDEKRVFTEGSISGPYNFRGVRIGIPICEEIWNDMGVCETLAEAGAEILLVPNGSPYYRGKLDVRYQVALRQVIETGLPLLFANQLGGQDELVFDGASFAFNADKSLAFQLSQFETAFTVTDWRREEDGWRCLPGPMAHIPEKEEADYHACMLGFRDYVNKNGFKSVVLGLSGGIDSAVCAAIAVDALGEERVRTIMLPYRYTSEDSFKDAADCAKALGCRYDIVPISEPVEGFLASLSDMFEGTDQGITEENLQSRTRGTILMAISNKFGSMVVTTGNKSEMSVGYATLYGDMNGGFNPIKDLYKMQVYAIAEWRNAHVPPDALGPSGEVIPKNIISKAPSAELRPDQKDQDSLPPYPVLDDILECLVEQEMGTEEIVARGHDAATVHRIEHLLYLAEYKRRQSAPGVKITKKNFGRDRRYPITNRFRDR from the coding sequence ATGACCCAGACCGATCTCAACACCTTGCGTATCGCCGTTGCCCAGCTCAACCCGACCCTTGGCGACGTTTCCGGTAACCTCGCTATGGCGCGCGAGGCCCGAAAGGATGCCGCCCGCGAGGGCGCCGACCTTTTGATGCTGACCGAGCTGTTCATCTCCGGCTATCCGCCGGAAGACCTCGTGCTGAAGCCATCCTTCCTCAAGGCCTGCCTTAAGGCGGTCGAGGCTCTGGCCGCGGACACGGCTGACGGTGGGCCGGGAGTTCTGGTCGGCTTCCCGCGCCAGGGCGAGACGGGCCGGCACAACGCCGTGGCGCTTCTGGATGCCGGCAAGATCATTGCCATCCGCGACAAGGTCGACCTGCCGAATTACGGCGAGTTCGACGAGAAGCGGGTCTTCACCGAAGGTTCGATTTCCGGTCCCTACAATTTCCGCGGTGTTCGGATCGGCATTCCGATCTGCGAGGAAATCTGGAACGACATGGGCGTCTGCGAGACGCTGGCCGAGGCTGGCGCCGAAATCCTGCTCGTGCCCAACGGTTCGCCCTATTACCGCGGCAAGCTCGATGTCCGCTATCAGGTGGCGCTGCGCCAGGTGATCGAGACGGGCCTGCCATTGTTGTTCGCCAACCAGCTCGGCGGCCAGGATGAACTGGTCTTCGACGGCGCAAGCTTCGCCTTCAACGCCGACAAGTCGCTGGCCTTCCAGCTGTCGCAGTTCGAGACCGCCTTCACCGTCACCGACTGGAGACGCGAGGAAGATGGCTGGCGCTGCCTGCCGGGCCCGATGGCCCATATTCCCGAAAAGGAAGAGGCCGATTACCACGCCTGCATGCTGGGCTTCCGTGACTATGTGAACAAGAACGGTTTCAAGTCCGTGGTGCTGGGCCTCTCCGGCGGTATTGATTCGGCCGTCTGCGCGGCAATCGCCGTCGATGCGCTGGGCGAGGAGAGGGTGCGCACCATCATGCTGCCCTACCGCTACACGTCGGAAGACTCGTTCAAGGATGCAGCCGATTGCGCAAAGGCGCTCGGCTGCCGTTACGACATCGTGCCGATCTCCGAGCCGGTCGAGGGCTTTCTTGCCTCCCTCTCTGACATGTTCGAGGGCACCGACCAGGGTATTACCGAGGAAAACCTGCAGAGCCGTACCCGCGGCACCATCCTGATGGCGATCTCCAACAAGTTCGGCTCGATGGTGGTGACGACCGGCAACAAGTCGGAAATGTCGGTCGGCTACGCAACGCTCTATGGCGACATGAACGGCGGCTTCAACCCGATCAAGGACCTCTACAAGATGCAGGTCTATGCGATCGCCGAATGGCGCAACGCGCATGTGCCGCCGGATGCGCTCGGCCCCTCCGGCGAGGTGATCCCGAAGAACATCATTTCCAAGGCGCCCTCTGCCGAACTCAGGCCCGACCAGAAGGACCAGGATTCGCTGCCTCCCTATCCGGTACTCGACGACATCCTCGAATGCCTCGTCGAACAGGAGATGGGAACCGAGGAGATCGTCGCCCGCGGCCATGACGCCGCAACCGTCCACCGCATCGAGCATCTTCTCTATCTCGCCGAATACAAGCGCCGTCAGTCGGCACCGGGCGTCAAGATCACCAAGAAGAATTTCGGCCGCGACCGCCGTTACCCGATCACCAACCGCTTCCGGGATCGTTAA
- a CDS encoding NYN domain-containing protein, with protein MAGSTGRVGIFIDAENLPTRVAGRVMEIAAGFGRIVERRVYGDFTREHLKPWAEAATHHALSIQTAQATISGKNSSDIMLAIDVAELMCRSDIDVFCIVTCDSDFIHLATRLRMRGHRAIGIGGTKASPALRLAFDKFFEVELALKEADPPKAVKSTTRAKTAKAEEPAKVAKTAENTKPAKPLETGKVVALKRAGDIRPYIVQALNSIGRAPQDWVEVGRLSSAIRQLNPEFKPNNFGSAKFSTVLKNCEFLETRKDGTIGMQVRVKDITAPLVQGGAGA; from the coding sequence ATGGCGGGTTCTACAGGCAGGGTCGGCATATTCATCGACGCGGAAAATCTTCCGACGCGCGTCGCCGGGCGGGTCATGGAGATCGCGGCCGGTTTCGGCAGGATCGTCGAGCGGCGGGTCTATGGCGACTTCACCCGCGAACACCTGAAACCATGGGCGGAAGCCGCCACCCATCACGCGCTGAGCATCCAGACCGCTCAGGCGACGATCTCGGGCAAGAACAGCAGCGACATAATGTTGGCGATCGATGTGGCCGAACTCATGTGCCGCTCGGATATCGATGTCTTCTGCATCGTGACCTGCGACAGTGACTTCATCCACCTCGCCACCCGCCTGCGCATGCGCGGCCACAGGGCGATAGGCATAGGCGGCACGAAGGCGTCGCCGGCATTAAGGCTGGCATTCGACAAATTCTTCGAGGTCGAGCTTGCCCTCAAGGAAGCGGACCCGCCAAAGGCGGTGAAGAGCACGACACGGGCAAAGACGGCCAAGGCCGAGGAGCCGGCAAAGGTTGCCAAGACTGCCGAGAATACAAAGCCTGCCAAGCCGCTCGAGACAGGCAAGGTCGTCGCCCTAAAGCGCGCCGGTGATATTCGGCCCTATATTGTTCAAGCGCTGAATTCTATTGGGCGCGCGCCGCAGGATTGGGTGGAGGTCGGCCGGTTGTCGTCCGCGATCCGGCAGCTCAATCCCGAATTCAAGCCGAACAATTTCGGCTCGGCCAAGTTTAGTACCGTATTGAAGAATTGCGAATTTCTGGAAACACGCAAAGATGGGACGATAGGCATGCAGGTAAGGGTAAAGGACATCACAGCACCTCTGGTACAGGGTGGAGCTGGCGCGTGA